Proteins from one Triticum aestivum cultivar Chinese Spring chromosome 7A, IWGSC CS RefSeq v2.1, whole genome shotgun sequence genomic window:
- the LOC123147099 gene encoding receptor-like protein EIX2 has product MHTTTAELLLICVLAATALLASDAFQLGPSGGSAGVSCIPRERDALLSFKRGITSDPMGVLDSWHKEDCCQWRGVKCSNRTGHVLRLQLRNLHTDGYYMVGQISNSLLSMDRLVHLDLSMNYLEGPSGRMPEFLGSLTRLRYLNLSGIPFYGRVPPQLGNLSNLQHIDLSWCGMYSRDISWVARIPSLQSLEMNGVNLSTIVDWPYVVNMIPSLKVLGFAGCSLQTANHSLPHINLTKLERLQLSGNIFAHPMARSWFWNLTSLQHLYLARTQLYGQAPDALAHMTSLQVLDLSFNNDMGRMTTSFRNLCNLRILDLCACQIVGNFKDIIGRMPQCPLNKMQELHLRYNNITGIIPDQTAHLTSLVVLDISRNNLSGGIPQWVGLLSSLSSLDLSDNNLSGPVPSEIGMLCNLTMMDLNRNNLIGDFTEEHFTSLTRLKVLRLGWNSLRLTFGPDWMPPFSLEETYLRSCQLGPSFPAWLQFQMDIRYMDISSTGIVGRLPDWFSTKFAKVTYLDISNNEISGRLPRNMEFMSLRYFYISSNKLTGEIPNLPSNITFFEMSENSLSGNLPSNIGRLDLESLALRSNQITGRIPKSLCKAEALNSLDLSNNLLEGQLPQCFGVMDIGFLMLSNNRFSGNFPSFLKRLRQLKSLDLSHNRFSGRLPLWIGELAELRFLGLNHNTFSGEIPPTISNLSHLHHLNLAGNGLSGAIPWHLSNITAMIGMDESNYENELYYVGNLGTYHTLDFSSAVVKGRELNYSSGIWDLVSIDLSFNQLTGVIPEEIAALDALINLNLSWNQLSGKIPNKLGALKALESLDLSRNMLSGGIPSSLSDITYLSYLDLSDNNLTGTIPSGRQLDTLYTQQPSMYSGNSGLCGLPLPISCPGKNATRKDDQKGNEHSFEPMPFYFGLAMGFILGLWVVFCVLLFKRAWRIAYFSMVDQKYDQMYVFAVLTWKSWARKGTTN; this is encoded by the coding sequence ATGCATACCACCACTGCCGAGCTTCTGCTCATATGCGTCCTAGCTGCCACGGCCTTGCTGGCCTCCGATGCATTTCAGCTCGGGCCgtccggcggctcggccggcgtaAGCTGCATACCGCGGGAGCGGGACGCCCTACTGTCCTTCAAGCGCGGCATCACCAGCGACCCCATGGGCGTCCTTGACTCTTGGCACAAGGAAGACTGCTGTCAGTGGAGGGGCGTCAAGTGCAGCAACCGGACCGGCCATGTCCTTAGGCTTCAGCTTCGTAATCTGCATACAGATGGGTACTACATGGTTGGCCAGATAAGTAATTCTTTGCTCTCCATGGATCGTCTTGTGCACCTTGATCTTAGCATGAATTACCTCGAGGGCCCAAGTGGCCGCATGCCGGAGTTCTTGGGCTCTTTGACAAGATTGAGATATCTCAACCTCTCCGGAATACCATTTTATGGCAGAGTGCCCCCTCAGCTCGGCAACCTCTCAAACCTGCAGCATATTGACCTCTCATGGTGTGGTATGTACTCGAGAGACATTTCATGGGTAGCACGCATTCCTAGTTTGCAGTCTCTTGAAATGAATGGGGTAAACCTCAGCACAATAGTTGATTGGCCTTATGTCGTCAACATGATCCCTTCTTTGAAGGTCCTCGGTTTTGCGGGTTGCTCTCTTCAAACCGCAAATCATTCACTCCCACATATTAACCTTACAAAACTGGAGAGGCTTCAACTCTCGGGCAACATCTTTGCCCACCCAATGGCACGGAGTTGGTTTTGGAATTTGACAAGCCTCCAGCATCTCTACCTTGCCAGAACTCAGCTATACGGTCAAGCTCCTGATGCACTGGCACATATGACATCCCTCCAAGTCCTTGATTTGTCATTTAATAATGACATGGGGAGGATGACAACAAGCTTCAGAAACCTATGCAATCTGAGAATCCTGGACCTTTGTGCATGTCAAATTGTTGGAAATTTTAAGGATATTATAGGGAGGATGCCCCAGTGTCCCTTGAATAAAATGCAGGAGTTGCATTTGAGGTACAACAATATTACCGGAATCATACCGGACCAGACAGCACACTTGACCAGCTTAGTCGTTCTTGACATCTCTCGGAACAACCTAAGTGGAGGAATACCACAATGGGTGGGGTTGCTCTCTAGTTTAAGCAGCCTTGATCTCTCTGACAATAATCTCAGTGGACCTGTGCCATCTGAGATCGGTATGCTCTGTAACTTGACCATGATGGATCTCAACAGGAACAATTTGATTGGTGACTTCACTGAAGAACATTTTACAAGTCTAACGAGGCTAAAGGTGCTGCGTTTAGGTTGGAATTCTTTGAGACTTACATTTGGCCCCGATTGGATGCCACCCTTCAGTTTAGAAGAAACATATCTTCGCTCTTGCCAACTGGGCCCTTCATTCCCTGCATGGCTTCAGTTCCAGATGGACATTCGCTATATGGATATATCAAGCACAGGTATAGTTGGTAGGCTTCCTGACTGGTTCAGCACTAAATTTGCAAAGGTCACATATCTGGACATCTCCAACAATGAAATCAGTGGCAGGTTGCCAAGAAACATGGAATTCATGTCACTGCGATATTTCTATATCAGTTCAAATAAACTAACTGGTGAAATCCCCAACTTACCAAGCAATATTACCTTCTTCGAGATGTCTGAAAACTCTTTATCTGGAAATTTGCCATCAAACATTGGGAGGCTAGATTTAGAATCATTAGCGCTGCGCTCCAATCAAATAACTGGTCGTATTCCAAAATCTCTCTGCAAAGCGGAAGCCTTGAACTCCTTGGACTTAAGCAACAATCTTTTGGAGGGACAACTTCCTCAGTGTTTTGGGGTGATGGACATTGGCTTTCTCATGTTGAGTAACAACAGATTCTCTGGCAATTTCCCATCATTTCTAAAAAGATTGAGACAATTGAAGTCTCTAGATCTATCACATAATAGATTTTCCGGAAGGTTGCCATTGTGGATTGGAGAGTTGGCTGAACTAAGATTTCTGGGGCTAAACCATAATACGTTTTCTGGAGAAATCCCACCTACCATCTCAAATCTTAGTCACCTTCACCATCTGAACCTAGCAGGCAATGGCTTATCAGGTGCCATACCGTGGCATCTGTCAAATATCACGGCCATGATAGGAATGGACGAAAGCAATTATGAGAATGAGCTATATTATGTCGGTAACTTGGGTACGTACCATACACTTGATTTTTCCTCTGCGGTCGTCAAGGGACGAGAACTTAATTATAGTTCTGGCATTTGGGATTTGGTGAGCATTGACCTATCTTTCAACCAATTAACTGGGGTAATCCCAGAAGAAATAGCTGCTCTTGATGCATTGATAAACTTGAATCTATCATGGAACCAATTGAGTGGGAAAATCCCAAATAAGCTTGGGGCCTTGAaggctttggaatcacttgaccTCTCCAGGAACATGCTTTCTGGTGGGATCCCTTCGAGCCTATCAGATATAACTTATTTGAGCTACTTGGATCTGTCTGATAACAATCTAACAGGAACAATACCATCCGGACGTCAGCTTGACACCCTCTACACACAGCAACCTTCCATGTACAGTGGCAACAGTGGTCTTTGTGGGCTTCCTCTTCCAATCAGTTGCCCGGGAAAGAATGCAACAAGGAAAGATGATCAAAAAGGGAATGAACATTCCTTTGAGCCAAtgcccttttattttggacttgCTATGGGATTTATTCTGGGTCTTTGGGTGGTGTTTTGCGTCTTGTTGTTTAAGAGAGCATGGAGGATTGCTTATTTCAGCATGGTTGACCAGAAATATGATCAGATGTATGTGTTTGCCGTTCTTACATGGAAAAGCTGGGCCAGGAAGGGGACTACAAATTGA
- the LOC123151500 gene encoding uncharacterized protein: MGNFASRDASSSVKEAQRVSATSCRPKDSRRKHWDSESIQDWLEMAELAGPRVYSCCHCWNHVCLHDDVISKAFHVNNFTKVSLPILAPAVGIKSGQSLIINK; the protein is encoded by the exons ATGGGGAATTTCGCGTCGAGGGATGCTTCTTCTTCAGTCAAAGAGGCACAAAGGGTATCAGCAACCAGCTGCAGGCCCAAGGACTCAAGGAGGAAGCACTGGGACTCTGAGAGTATTCAAG ATTGGTTGGAGATGGCGGAATTGGCCGGGCCGCGGGTGTACAGCTGCTGCCATTGCTGGAACCACGTCTGCCTCCACGACGATGTCATCTCCAAGGCCTTCCACGTGAACAACTTCACCAAGGTGTCCTTACCGATTTTGGCCCCTGCGGTCGGGATCAAGAGTGGACAGAGCTTAATAATCAATAAATAG
- the LOC123152729 gene encoding protein yippee-like At4g27745: MNITTGAKEDRQFMTGLHTVTDIHCRGCREVLGWKYERAYEESQKYKEGKFIFEKDKIVQKNSREMAELVGPRVYSCRHCRNHVCLLDDIISKAFQGRNGHAFLSYHAMNVTTGAKEDRQLMTGLHMITNIHCRDCQEVLGWKYERAYEESQKYKEGRFIFEQAKIMQENW; the protein is encoded by the exons ATGAACATCACCACGGGGGCCAAGGAGGACAGGCAGTTCATGACGGGGCTTCACACGGTCACCGACATCCACTGCCGTGGCTGCCGCGAGGTGCTCGGATGGAAGTACGAGAGAGCCTACGAGGAATCCCAAAAGTACAAGGAAGGCAAGTTCATATTTGAAAAAGACAAGATCGTGCAGAAGAATAG CAGAGAGATGGCGGAACTGGTTGGGCCGCGGGTGTACAGCTGCCGCCATTGCCGGAACCACGTCTGCCTCCTTGACGATATTATCTCCAAGGCCTTCCAG GGGAGGAATGGCCACGCGTTTCTCTCCTACCACGCCATGAACGTCACCACAGGGGCCAAGGAGGACAGGCAGCTCATGACAGGGCTCCACATGATCACCAACATCCATTGTCGTGATTGCCAGGAGGTGCTCGGGTGGAAGTACGAGAGGGCCTACGAGGAGTCCCAGAAGTACAAGGAAGGCAGGTTCATATTTGAACAGGCCAAGATCATGCAGGAGAACTGGTAG
- the LOC123152727 gene encoding probable serine/threonine-protein kinase PBL9, with the protein MPGSRWFKRSSRHAAPPPPIECNDQGIVDSLTENNQRSMWASRRIGEDEQLYIVHVQGAAGIGLPTTLLVKKFQNANPALLVDDNVKNRCKLEMTLLASISHDNIINVLHFIQREDAIMLVYEYPVNGSLDYWLHRREGGEQPLSWPQRIAIAIGVAQGLCHLHHRCNRPIVHHNINSENILLAQNFKAVIASFGIAQMNIAGLNQPLPIGDIPVGNFGYAAPEYGVAASQLTEKVDIYSFGVLLLELVTGKLANGADGLLAIWAQDNCNELMANHLKMFNTGVDKGIPHQARYMEEMAAVFRLGVDCTVGDPKQRPSMQMALKRLRRSRGRGPFRGLLNLYITSEDVVQVKGGIFFAKGSTPASEVKGKVAYEISSADELTLTELCSVKASGCPKTKGRVYQWQEAQQSVANLQHECKAPNILLSELSMVTTDPDCPWSHFRPDLMEAVYLWVRGLKFHQISEMSQVIRVIRRLREVLQQLISASQSSSETQLEGKFTEGFSKIKS; encoded by the exons ATGCCCGGATCACGGTGGTTCAAGCGCAGCAGCCGTCATGCGGCACCGCCGCCGCCTATCGAGTGCAACGATCAAGGCATAGTCGACAGCCTTACTGAAAATAATCAGAGAAGCATGTGGGCTAGCAGAAGGATTGGGGAGGACGAACAACTGTACATTGTCCACGTGCAGGGAGCCGCTGGCATCGGTCTCCCGACTACGCTGCTGGTCAAGAAGTTCCAGAATGCAAACCCAGCACTCCTAGTGGATGACAATGTCAAGAACCGCTGCAAGTTGGAGATGACTCTGTTAGCCAGCATCTCTCATGACAACATCATCAATGTGCTACACTTCATCCAGAGGGAAGACGCGATCATGCTCGTCTACGAGTACCCGGTGAATGGCAGCCTTGACTACTGGCTCCACCGGCGGGAGGGAGGCGAGCAGCCACTGAGCTGGCCGCAGAGGATTGCTATCGCCATCGGCGTGGCCCAAGGGCTCTGCCACTTGCATCACCGATGCAACAGACCGATTGTCCACCACAACATCAACTCTGAAAACATCTTGCTTGCTCAGAATTTCAAGGCCGTGATAGCCAGCTTTGGCATTGCGCAGATGAACATTGCCGGGCTTAACCAACCATTGCCGATCGGGGACATTCCAGTTGGTAACTTTGGGTATGCAGCTCCAG AGTATGGTGTCGCGGCAAGCCAGCTGACAGAGAAGGTAGACATTTACAGCTTcggcgtgctgctgctggagctagtCACAGGGAAGTTGGCCAATGGAGCAGATGGTCTATTGGCAATTTGGGCTCAGGACAACTGCAATGAATTGATGGCAAACCATCTGAAAATGTTCAACACTGGCGTGGACAAGGGCATCCCTCATCAAGCGCGGTACATGGAGGAGATGGCGGCCGTGTTCAGGCTGGGTGTGGATTGTACCGTTGGGGATCCAAAGCAAAGGCCGTCCATGCAGATGGCTCTCAAACGACTCCGCCGCAGCCGTGGACGTGGCCCATTCCGTGGCCTCCTAAACCT ATACATCACCAGTGAGGATGTAGTCCAAGTGAAGGGCGGTATTTTTTTCGCAAAGGGGAGCACCCCGGCCTCTGAAGTGAAGGGCAAAGTGGCATATGAGATCAGCTCAGCGGATGAACTGACATTGACAGAGCTATGTTCAGTG AAAGCTTCAGGATGCCCCAAAACCAAGGGAAGAGTCTACCAGTGGCAAGAGGCACAACAGAGTGTTGCAAACCTCCAGCATGAATGCAAGGCACCTAATATACTACTGTCTGAGTTGTCAATGGTGACAACAGATCCAGATTGTCCGTGGAGTCATTTCCGGCCTGATCTAATGGAAGCTGTCTATTTGTGGGTCAGAGGGCTCAAGTTCCACCAAATCAGTGAGATGTCTCAGGTGATCAGGGTCATTAGGAGGCTCAGGGAGGTCCTGCAGCAGCTGATCTCTGCATCTCAGTCGAGCAGCGAAACCCAACTAGAAGGCAAATTTACCGAAGGCTTCAGTAAGATCAAGAGTTGA